Within Candidatus Babeliales bacterium, the genomic segment TGGTGGATGATTTTTGCTGGATTGGTGTGTGAGGTTGGGAGTAAGCCTGCAAATGTTGGATTGGTAAGTAGATTGTGCACAATATTGTTTTGGTGCAGCTGTGCAATAAAATCGTCGAGTTCGGGAAGACGGTAGCGGTATTGAATGTTGTGCCACGTGCTGTGCACCGTTCCTGCTAGAGCTTTTTGTCTGAGTTTTTTTGTAAAGTGATAGGCAATTAGGCGTCGCTGCAGTGTTGCGTGTAGGCCACGAGGACCAAGTTCGCTTAAGCGTTTGAGATAGTGAGTAAGTCGAGATATCATGGTGAGGCTCCTTTTTTTTACCCGTTCAGCGTAGCACAGGTATGCTTGTTGTTGAAGAAAAGGGTTACTTCTTGAATGCTTGGTGTTTTTGGGTACACTAAAGTGATAAGAGTGCTCAGTGCGGGAAAAATCAGAATTTAAAGAAAGAAATAATTGTTATGAATAAAAAAATAGTTTTAACGGGTGACCGGCCAACTGGGCCTCTGCATTTGGGACATTATGTTGGTTCATTGCGCAATCGTTTGGTTTTGCAAGAAACCTGCAAGCAATTTGTTATGCTTGCTGACGTGCAAGGTCTGACTGACAATGTTGAAAACCCAGAAAAGATTGCCAATAATATTTTGGAAGTGGCGCTTGATTATTTGGCCGTTGGTATTGATCCAACCAAAACTACTATTTTTGTTCAATCAATGATTCCTGAAATTGCTGAATTGACCGTTTACTATCTTAATTTAGTAACCGTTGCGCGTTTGGAACGCAACCCAACCGTTAAGACTGAAATTCATCAAAAAGGCATGGAAAAAAATGTTTCGGTTGGTTTTCTTGCCTATCCAGTGAGTCAGGCTGCCGACATTACTTTTTTAAATGCTGAGTTGGTGCCGGTAGGGCACGATCAGTTGCCGGTTATTGAACAGACGGTTGAAATTGTGCGTCGCTTTAATCGTATTTATGGCGAGGTTTTTGTTGAGCCGCAGGCAATGGTGCCGTCAAATGAAGAAGTAGGGCGCTTGCCAGGCATTGATGGCAAAGCAAAAATGAGCAAGTCGTTGGGTAATGCTATTTATTTGTCTGAAGAACCTGATGCGTTGCTGAAAAAAGTGATGGCAATGTATACCGACCCTGAGCACATTCGCGTTGAAGATCCGGGCAAGATAGAAGGCAATACCGTGTTTATGTATCTAGACATATTTGGCACCGACAAAGAGCAGATTACGCAGCTCAAAGAGCAGTACCAGCGCGGTGGGCTTGGCGATGTTAAAGTTAAAAGATATTTGAACGAAGTACTGCAGGCTTTTCTTGAACCAATTCGTAACCGTCGCAAAGAGTTTGCTAAAGATCCTGCTGCGGTGATGGATATTTTGAAAAAAGGAACAGCGGCAACGCGTGAACGTGCCGCTGTAATGATGCAAAAAATTCGTCAGGCAATGAAAATTAACTATTTTTAGTTGATCTATTCGGTGTCACTGCCTGAAAAAGAAGAAAGCAGTTCTTCTGTTGAATAGCCGTCATCTTCGGTTGTTTGGTCACTATCAAGAGTCCATTTGGTGATTATTGCTGGATCAAAAAAAATAATGGTTGCAGTAACGTTGTCGTGGTTCCAGAGCGCAAGAGCTTTATCAACAAGGTTGTTTGCACAAATAAGTGGATGCATTCCTTCGTTTAGCCAATGTTTTACCAAATCGACAGCTGCCTGATTGCTCATAACGTCCCATAGGCCGTCGCTTGCAATAATTAAAAAATCTTCCGTGCCATTAAGATCTCTGCTGTAAATGTCTGGCTTTACGCATAAAAGGTCGCCTAAATTTACATTGCCCAGTGCTCTGCTAACAGCCAAGCCACTGTTGCCAAAGCGAGCAACTGTATACTCTTTTTTTACGGTGCTTTCAGTTGTTTCTAGAAAATCAAAAATTCTACCGCACGGTATAACACTTACTTCACCACCCAATGACTCAATACGTGTTTGTTCTGAAGGTAGGTCTGGGTTGTGGTCAATAGAGACTTGTTGTGCGTGGCCGTTGACGCATAAAACTGCCCGAGAGTCGCCAACGTTTGCAACGTAAAGTTTTCCCGATCGCACAAGTGCAACGGTTGCCGTGGTGCCAATGCGATATGATTCTGATTTAATCTCTTCATGAAATTGAGCGAAACTTTGTATGAGTGCTTGCTGGGTGGTTAATGTTTTTTCGTGCTCAAAAATAAGTTTGTGAAGCTTTTCTTTTGCTTGTAATGCGATACGTGTGCCGCCATGGCCATCATATACTCCCCAAAGTTTTTTCTTGTCGTTGTTGTAAAATGTATCTTCCATTCTTGGCCGTGCACCTTGTCTTGCAGCTGTGGCCGTAATGGGGTTTAGTTGTGTTGGTAGGCTTGAGAGTGCGGAGTGTGATCGCACTACAGAGCTGGCTTTTTTTGCTTTTATTGGAAGGCTTTCTGAACGTTCTAATCGCTTGCGATTTGATGATGATGCCGGCACTGGGTTTGATGAGCCGGCTGCTGAAAAAAGATACGTGTTGTTGCTAAAAAGAAAAAGTGAGAAAATGGCTACTATTGTTTTCATAGTACTATCCTTTGCTTTATTATTCTTCATGAACTAAATGGTCAAGTTCGTTGAGTGGGTGTTTTTCATCGCACAGCTGTGCCAGCTTTTGGTTGCTGATGTGTGTATAAATTTCGGTTGTTGCAATGGTTTTGTGGCCAAGCAATTCTTGAATAACGCGTAAATTAACACCTTCGTTGAGCAGGTGTGTTGCAAATGAATGACGTATTTTGTGCGGTGTAAGCTTGCGATCTATTTTGAGAAACTTTCTAAACATTTCAAAAATGCGTTGTATCGAGCGGGAGGTGATAGGTGTGCCTTTGCAGTTTACGAATAAAAAGTCATGCTTTTGATTGTGCAACATGGCGGGGCGCTCTTCTTCGATATATTGTTGAACTGCTTGTTGAGCTTTGTTACCAAAAAGGACCATGCGTTCGCGCCGCCCTTTCCCCATAATTCTGATTGTTTGTTCGTGATGATTGATATCAAGAAGTTTGATATTAATGAGTTCTGAACAGCGTACGCCCGTTGCATAAATGAGTTCAAAAATTGCTTTGTCGCGGTAGGGATATTTAGTGGGTAGCTCTTTGATATCTACCGAATCGAGCAAGTAAAAAATCTCGTCAACTGAAAGGGTGGTGGGCAGTTTTTTGTCTAGGCGGGGCGATTTGAAGGTAAAGGTAACAGGGACGCCTTGTGTTTTAAGATACGCAATAAAGGAACGCATGCTCGAAAGTTTGCGTGCAAGGGAAGGTTTGCTAATCTTTTTATAAAAGAGCGCGAGTGCGTAGCGTTGCATTATTTTGTCAAAACTGTGTGGCACATTTTTTTCTTTGCTAGAAATGGTTTCCCAAAAAGTTGCAAGTTGTTGCAAATCAGACTCATAGGCACGTAAGGTATTTTCTGAGACATTTTTTTCTACATCAAGAAAGGTGATAAATTCACCCATTTTTTCTTTAAACGTTGAAAGTTCCAAGTACGTACTCCTATTGTTTTGAGTGGCCCGGATATACAGACAAGCATCCGTCATGATAAACTAGGCCGGCGTGTAGCAGACAAGTATATGGAAAAAAAGTATATTCGTTAACAGTTTTCTCGCGTTTAGTGCGATTGGGGTTTTTTGATAATGACGAATCATGAAAAAATTATAAAAATTATAAAAATTTTGAAAAAAGCTACCAGCTCCATGACGTTGCCATTAATCGATATTTTGACTAATGAATATGGCAAAGATCCCTTTCTTATTTTAATTGCGTGCTTGCTAAGCCTGCGCGCCAAAGACACTACTACGGTGCATGTGTGCAGAGCGCTGTTTGCTGTTGCCACAACGCCACAAGTGTTGTGTGCCATGGACCGAGCTCGTTTAGAAAAAATTGTTTTTAAGACTGGTTTTTATAAAAATAAAGCACGTATTTTGCAAGAAGTAAGTCAGGCATTACTTGATAGGTTTGAAGGCAGAGTGCCCGATACGTTTGAAGAATTGATTTCAATTAAAGGGGTTGGTCTGAAAACGGCCAACTTGGTTTTGGGTCTTGCGTTTGACAAGCCTGCCATTTGTGTGGACACGCACGTCCACCGTATTTCAAACCGATTGGGGCTAATTGCTACCAAAACGGTTGAGCAGACTGAGCAGACGTTACAGAAAAAATTGCCGCAACGGTATTGGACCGTGTGGAACAAATTGTTGGTAATGTGGGGACAAAATATTTGTGTGCCGCTGAGCCCAAAGTGCAGCCAGTGTGCCATAAAATCTGAGTGTAAGCGCGTGGGAGTTACGCGTAGCCGATGATAGTAGTTTGTTTATGAACAAATAAAAAAGGGATCAACCGCGCAGATTGATCCCTTTTTTGAAATTCGTGCTTTGTATTTAACTAAGCAACAACTTCAGTTTCTTCTTTGCACAAAGCTTTTCTGATGCTTTTTGCAAGTTTCTTAAGTTGTGACTTGTCTGCATCACGGGTAAGGTCATAAGCAGCCAAACCAGCAACAGCTACAATTGAAGTAACTACTGCGCCGGTGATATATGGATGTGCTTTAATTGATGTCCAGCTTGCATCTCTCTTTTCTGTTGCAGATTTTTTTGCAGATTCATATTTTTCTTTTACTTTTTCAAGCTTAGGTTTCATGAATTCTGTATCTTTAGCAAGGTAAACACCTGCTGCAGATCCTGCAACAATAATGCTTGCAATAAGCGCTGTTGCTTTTTTAGGATTTGCTTTCATCCAAGCAATAATTTGATTATTGTTGGTTGCTTCTGGTGCTTGTTCAGCTGGTGCTGCTGCAAAAGTAGCGTTAACCAAGCCAAGGGAAAGAACGAGTGTAAGAGCTAACTTTTTCATGAGGAGACCCCCTAATAAAAAACTATAATAAAACAAAATACTGTCAAACTAACAATGATGCTTAGAACATAGTTGCGCGCGACTTTGTTGCGTTATCGATTTTGGTTTAGGAACCGACCCACCCAAAATCAAAATAACGTTTACCAAGCGAGACGATCGTACCATAATATTTTTAAAAATCAAATATATTTCTCGCAGCCCATTTTGATAACCAAAAATTATTATGCATATATTTTCTGACAGAAAATCTATTGTTTTTTAGTTATACGTTCTTTGTTAAATCCCACAACAGATCAAACGCTTGTTTTGGCGTGAGCTCATTCATGTTAATTGTTTTGATTTTGTTGAGTAGATTGTCTGTTGCATGTGATGCTTGTGGCGCATGTTGGCACGTGCATGGTTCTTGTGTAAGAAGCTGTGCAGTGCCGGTGGTATGCATGCGCAAGTCCTGTTGAATGTTGCCGGCGCGTTCAATAATTGACTGTGGTAGTTGTGCCAGTCGTGCAACATCTAAACCAAAGCTGCTGTGTGCAATGCCTGGTTCTATGGTGTGCAAAAAGTGCAAACGTGAACCAATTTTTTTACATTGCATGCTATAATTTTTTATTGCCGAAAATTGGCTTGCCAGTGTGGTAAGCTCATGATAATGGGTTGCAAATAAACATTTGGCGCCAACATGTTGCATTAAATATTCAATAATTGCCTGTGCCAGCGCAATGCCATCAAAGGTGCTGGTGCCGCGGCCAACTTCATCTAAAATTACTAAGCTGTTTTTTGTTGCCTGCGTACAGATTGTTGCGGTTTCTTCCATTTCAACCAAAAAGGTACTTTTACCTTCTGCAACATTGTCGCCAGAGCCAATGCGCGTAAAAATGCGATCAAGTAGTGGCAGGCTTGCACTGTCGGCTGGAACCAGGCTGCCGCATTGTGCCATGATGCAGATCAGGGCAACTTGGCGCAAGTAGGTAGATTTACCGCCCATGTTGGGGCCGGTAATAATCAATAACGATTGTTCGTCGTTAAGTACCGTATTATTTTTTACAAATGCGCCTTCACGTGTTGTTTCAACTACTGGGTGTCTGCCGCCGTTAATAATAATGTCATGATGGTCGTTAAACTGCGGCACAACATAATGATTGTTGTACGCGCACTCGGCCAAACCAAACAAGCTGTCTAAATAGGCAAGAGCTTGTGCGGTGTGGCGCAGTTGTGTTAACTGTTTTTCAACTTCGTTTTTAATACGTTGGTACACATCGGCCTGCACCACATCAATTTCGCTTTGTGCGGTGTTAATGTCGCGTTCTAAGTTTTGCAGTTCTGGCGTGGTAAAGCGAACGCGATTAACCAGCTTTTGCTGATAAATATAATCTGCCGGTACTTGCGATAAATTTGGATTGGTAATTTCAAGGTAATAGCCGCTTATGTTGTTGTAGCGAATTTTTAGGCTGCCAATGCCAGTGCGTTCAATTTCTTGTCGTTCAAGTTTCAGAATTTCTTGTTGGCCGTTTTCAATTAAATTACGAAAATGGTCGAGTTGGTGGTCAAAGCCCTTTTTTATTGCGTACGTATTGCTGGTATCTTCGTTGAGGCTTTTTTCAAGCAGATTCACCAGGTCGTCAAAGTCGTAAATTTTGTCAGCAATTGCCAGCGCCAGGCTGCTCTTGGTAAGTGTTGTTAGCAGATCTTTAATGTCGGGTGTTATGCCCAGCGAGTTTTTAAGTGCAAGATAATCGTGCAGCGACGCTTTGCGCAGGGCAATGCGGCCAATAATGCGCTCAAGGTCAGCCAGCTGGCTTAAAAAATTTTCTGTTTTTTGCATGGTGCTAATGTTGTTGATCAAGTTAACAATAACTTCTTGACGCTGCACAATAGCATCTTTTTGCACCAGCGGGCGTTGCAACCATTTTTTGAGCGTGCGTGAGCCCATGGCGGTTTTGGCGTGGTCCATAACGGCAAAGAGAGAGTTTTTGCGACTGCCGTCTTGGTTGTTTTCTATGATTTCTAAATTTTTTTGTGTCGCATGATCTAAAATTACGTAATCGTCTGGCTGATAAAAATTGACTGATTTAAACTGCGAAAGCGAGGCTGCTTGGTTCTTGTTGAGATAGCGGTACAAAACGTCAAGTGAGTGTGCCAGCTCTTTTTTTTCTAAAAGTTGCTGTTGAGTTTTGGCATTAAATTGCTGTTCAAACCAACCAGTTCCGGCCAGTGGGCCATAAATATCATCGGTAATTTCTTCAATCTGGTAGGGCGCAAAGCTGGCGCAGTAGCCAAGCTTTTTAAAATAAACATTAAACGGTTTTATGCGGTTGCCTTGCGATAAAATAACTTCATCAGGAAAGAAGCGAATGAGTTCTGCTTCAATCATTTTGTGTGCACCGGCTGGTACGCTGGTAGCAAAAAGCTGTGCAGTTAACAGCTCTGAAAAGACCATGCCCCACGCGTGTTCACCAGGGAAAAATGACATTAAGTACGATGCCGATTTTTCATCAAGCATTGCTGAATCGGTGAGCGTTCCTGGCGTTAAAACCTGTGTGACGCCGCGCTGCACAACCGTGCCGGGCTGTGGTTTGGTGAGTTGATCGCAAATGGCAACTTTAAAGCCACCCGCAATTAATTTTTTAAGATAATGATTCAGTGAATGTACCGGAACGCCGCACAACGGAATATCTTTGCCCTGGTTTTTGCCGCGTTTGGTAAGTGCAATGGCAAGAAATGATGAGGCTTTAATAGCATCATCAAAAAAGAGTTCATAAAAATCACCGACCTGAAAAAACACCAGAGCATCGTCATATTCTTGTTTAATGGCAAAATATTGTTGCATTAACGGGGTAATTTTATCTTGAATCATTATTTTTAACAGGTTAAAATTTTGCGAGGCTTTTGGAGTGGTAGTATAGCGGTTTTAATTGATTATTGCCATTTTAAAAAAAGCGCGTAGCATGAAAAAACTTCTGAGAGAATTTTTCTGAAATCAAAATCAAGGAGATGCATTATGAAAAAACAGCTAATTATTTTTTTGAGTGTCATAGTTTTGTGCGGAGTTTCTAGGCCTATTTTGCCGGCTGCTGAGAAAAAAGGAGAGTTTGCAGTAACCGCTCCTGCTGGTTGTGGGATGATGGCTATGCAATTAGGGCTTAAAAAAGCACCCGATCGTTATGGCAAATGTAAAAAAATTAAATCTAGCGATGTTATAACTGAGAGCATGATTCTGGATGCCTATGCGGCGGCAAAAGAAAAAGAAGCAGAGAGTTGTGCTAGTCCAAATCGGCTATTTGGTACACCGGGAAGGCTTGGTACTCCTGGTAGGTCTGGCGTGTCCGGGCTCTTAGAAACAGCACGTGACTTTTTTTTGGAGTATATCTATCTTGCCTTGCTGGAGATTGATCCGGTGACGGCACCTGAAGAAGAGTTGACTGATCCTGCCATTGCACAAAAGATTAAAGCAAAAAAAGAAAAAGCAGTCGATGATCATGATCGCCTGGAGCTTTTGAGCCGTGCCGAGCTATTTTTTAAAAGAACACAAAAAAAGTAATAGAAGATTGTGAAAAAGGGAGTGAGATGATTATTACTATCGATGGCCCTGCTGCCAGTGGCAAAAGCTGGGTAGCACAAGCGCTGGCCAGCAGATTGGGGTGCTATTATTTGTACACTGGTTTGTTGTATCGAGCTTTTGCTTATTTGTTGAAAAATAAATATGGTGCTCAAATAAGCCAAATAGTAACGTGCATTGGTCCGTGCGTGATTCAAGAAGATGATTTGGCGTTGATTGAGAGTATTGATTATTCGTATGATAACGGCAAACCACAAATTACCATTGATGGTCGTAATGTGACTGAAGCGTTGTATCAGAGCGATGTTGATCAATTGGCTTCAATTATTAGCGCTAGCAAACTAGTGCGTGAGCGCTTGTTGCCGCTGCAACGACGTGTTGGTAAAAAATATGACATTGTTGCCGATGGCCGCGATTGTGGGTCGGTTGTGTTCCCTGATGCTGATTACAAGTTTTATTTGACCGCCTCGCTTGATGTGCGCGCTCAGCGTTTGGTGGGTGATGCAAAACGTAAAAATGGCGACATGAATTTTGAAAAAATTCGTGAAGAGCTTGAAGTGCGCGATCAGCGCGATACACAAAGAGAAGTGGCCCCGCTCAGGGTTCCTGAGGGAGCCACGGTTATAGACAATTCTGCGTTAACAAAAGACGATACGCTGCAAGAGTTTTTGCATTGTATTAATGATTTGTGAGTTTATTTTATAAAACATCTGCGGCCAATTGTGCCAACTCACTGCGTTCGCTCTTTTCTAAAAATGCCGTACCAAAAAGGCTAGATCCTTTGAGTTTATCGGTTGTTACCGTCAGGCCGTTGCTGGTAAAATCTAAGTATGGTGAGTCGATTTGAAACGGATCGCCTGCCAAAATAACTTTGGTTCCTTGGCCTGCGCGACTAACTAATGTTTTAACTTCGTGTGGTGTTAAGTTCTGTACTTCGTCGATAAACACAAATTGATAAGGGATAGAGCGTCCGCGCATGTACGTAATTGCTTCAAGACTCAATATTCCTTTTTGTACCAGCTTTTCAACATAGTGCATATCTTGGTAACGTTTTTGTTGATGATGTTGTTCGCGTTCTCGCTCGTGATGTTTGCCTTTGCGCCAGCGTGGCTTGCGGTCATTGCGATCCATTTGTAAATCTTCTTCGTTGCCGCGCAAGAGTTCACTTGAAATAAATTCAAGATTGTCGTGTACCGGTTGCATCCACAAATGCAATTTTTCTTGAATATCGCCGGGCAGGTAGCCCACATCGGCGCCCAAGGCAACAATTGGTCTGGCTACCATAAGCTTGCGATATTCTTTTTCGTACGCAACTTTAAATAGCCCAGCAAGTAGCGTAAGAAAAGTTTTACCGGTCCCGGCGGGCCCTAGCAGGGTTACAATTTGAATGGAATCGTCCATGAGCAAATCAAGCGCCATGAGCTGTTGAATATTGCGCGCTTGAAAACTGTGCAAAATAGTGATGGGATTAATTTCTTTGCACTGGTTGCCGCCCAAAAATCTGAACAGACGATTATTTTCTGGATTGTTTTCACTTTCTAAAATAATGTATTCGTTGGGGGTAAGGTCTTTGGCTGAAACAAGACTTAACACTTTATTGCTGTTCATATCTTTTAAATCTTTTGCGGGTAGGGCTAGCTCGATCCAGCCTTTGTAGTAGCGGTCGTAGGTAATTTGGCCGCGGGTATAGTCTTCGGCGTTCAGGCCCAAAACATCTGCTTTAACGCGTGAGTTGATATCTTTGGTAACCAGCGTTACTTCGCAATTTTGTTCTGCCAAGTCTTGAACCGTTTGAATAATGAGGTTGTCTTTGACGGTTTGTTCGCTCAAGCTGGTGAGTGTTTGCGAAAAATCAATTTTTGTGGGCGAAGGAAAAACTCGTAATATAGCGCCTTCGGTCCCATTTTTCAGCTCAACTCCTTCTTGCAAGCGGCCTTTGGAGCGCAAATCGTCCAACGTTCTAATAACTTCACGCGCGTTGTGCCCTTTTTCTCCACTTTCTTTTTTAAACCCGTCCAGCTCTTCAAGTACCACAAATGGGATACCAATGACCACGCCCTTGAAGGCAAAAATGGCCTTTGGGTCGTGCAAAAGCACGTTGGTATCAAGTACAAAAATGCGGTTGAGCCTGATGGGGCATTCTTTGCCGTTTCCGCCTACTTTTTGGGTGATCTTTTTTGTTTCTTCCACAAAGTCTCCTTTTCTGACTTGTATGAATGGTTTGCCGTGGCTGGCTTCTTTTAATTACGATGAGCTCGTGCTACACTAGTGCTCAATCATTTGCCGCCATGAAAA encodes:
- the trpS gene encoding tryptophan--tRNA ligase, coding for MNKKIVLTGDRPTGPLHLGHYVGSLRNRLVLQETCKQFVMLADVQGLTDNVENPEKIANNILEVALDYLAVGIDPTKTTIFVQSMIPEIAELTVYYLNLVTVARLERNPTVKTEIHQKGMEKNVSVGFLAYPVSQAADITFLNAELVPVGHDQLPVIEQTVEIVRRFNRIYGEVFVEPQAMVPSNEEVGRLPGIDGKAKMSKSLGNAIYLSEEPDALLKKVMAMYTDPEHIRVEDPGKIEGNTVFMYLDIFGTDKEQITQLKEQYQRGGLGDVKVKRYLNEVLQAFLEPIRNRRKEFAKDPAAVMDILKKGTAATRERAAVMMQKIRQAMKINYF
- a CDS encoding protein phosphatase 2C domain-containing protein, coding for MKTIVAIFSLFLFSNNTYLFSAAGSSNPVPASSSNRKRLERSESLPIKAKKASSVVRSHSALSSLPTQLNPITATAARQGARPRMEDTFYNNDKKKLWGVYDGHGGTRIALQAKEKLHKLIFEHEKTLTTQQALIQSFAQFHEEIKSESYRIGTTATVALVRSGKLYVANVGDSRAVLCVNGHAQQVSIDHNPDLPSEQTRIESLGGEVSVIPCGRIFDFLETTESTVKKEYTVARFGNSGLAVSRALGNVNLGDLLCVKPDIYSRDLNGTEDFLIIASDGLWDVMSNQAAVDLVKHWLNEGMHPLICANNLVDKALALWNHDNVTATIIFFDPAIITKWTLDSDQTTEDDGYSTEELLSSFSGSDTE
- a CDS encoding tyrosine-type recombinase/integrase, with product MELSTFKEKMGEFITFLDVEKNVSENTLRAYESDLQQLATFWETISSKEKNVPHSFDKIMQRYALALFYKKISKPSLARKLSSMRSFIAYLKTQGVPVTFTFKSPRLDKKLPTTLSVDEIFYLLDSVDIKELPTKYPYRDKAIFELIYATGVRCSELINIKLLDINHHEQTIRIMGKGRRERMVLFGNKAQQAVQQYIEEERPAMLHNQKHDFLFVNCKGTPITSRSIQRIFEMFRKFLKIDRKLTPHKIRHSFATHLLNEGVNLRVIQELLGHKTIATTEIYTHISNQKLAQLCDEKHPLNELDHLVHEE
- a CDS encoding endonuclease III → MTNHEKIIKIIKILKKATSSMTLPLIDILTNEYGKDPFLILIACLLSLRAKDTTTVHVCRALFAVATTPQVLCAMDRARLEKIVFKTGFYKNKARILQEVSQALLDRFEGRVPDTFEELISIKGVGLKTANLVLGLAFDKPAICVDTHVHRISNRLGLIATKTVEQTEQTLQKKLPQRYWTVWNKLLVMWGQNICVPLSPKCSQCAIKSECKRVGVTRSR
- the mutS gene encoding DNA mismatch repair protein MutS translates to MIQDKITPLMQQYFAIKQEYDDALVFFQVGDFYELFFDDAIKASSFLAIALTKRGKNQGKDIPLCGVPVHSLNHYLKKLIAGGFKVAICDQLTKPQPGTVVQRGVTQVLTPGTLTDSAMLDEKSASYLMSFFPGEHAWGMVFSELLTAQLFATSVPAGAHKMIEAELIRFFPDEVILSQGNRIKPFNVYFKKLGYCASFAPYQIEEITDDIYGPLAGTGWFEQQFNAKTQQQLLEKKELAHSLDVLYRYLNKNQAASLSQFKSVNFYQPDDYVILDHATQKNLEIIENNQDGSRKNSLFAVMDHAKTAMGSRTLKKWLQRPLVQKDAIVQRQEVIVNLINNISTMQKTENFLSQLADLERIIGRIALRKASLHDYLALKNSLGITPDIKDLLTTLTKSSLALAIADKIYDFDDLVNLLEKSLNEDTSNTYAIKKGFDHQLDHFRNLIENGQQEILKLERQEIERTGIGSLKIRYNNISGYYLEITNPNLSQVPADYIYQQKLVNRVRFTTPELQNLERDINTAQSEIDVVQADVYQRIKNEVEKQLTQLRHTAQALAYLDSLFGLAECAYNNHYVVPQFNDHHDIIINGGRHPVVETTREGAFVKNNTVLNDEQSLLIITGPNMGGKSTYLRQVALICIMAQCGSLVPADSASLPLLDRIFTRIGSGDNVAEGKSTFLVEMEETATICTQATKNSLVILDEVGRGTSTFDGIALAQAIIEYLMQHVGAKCLFATHYHELTTLASQFSAIKNYSMQCKKIGSRLHFLHTIEPGIAHSSFGLDVARLAQLPQSIIERAGNIQQDLRMHTTGTAQLLTQEPCTCQHAPQASHATDNLLNKIKTINMNELTPKQAFDLLWDLTKNV
- the cmk gene encoding (d)CMP kinase, with protein sequence MIITIDGPAASGKSWVAQALASRLGCYYLYTGLLYRAFAYLLKNKYGAQISQIVTCIGPCVIQEDDLALIESIDYSYDNGKPQITIDGRNVTEALYQSDVDQLASIISASKLVRERLLPLQRRVGKKYDIVADGRDCGSVVFPDADYKFYLTASLDVRAQRLVGDAKRKNGDMNFEKIREELEVRDQRDTQREVAPLRVPEGATVIDNSALTKDDTLQEFLHCINDL
- a CDS encoding PhoH family protein, translating into MEETKKITQKVGGNGKECPIRLNRIFVLDTNVLLHDPKAIFAFKGVVIGIPFVVLEELDGFKKESGEKGHNAREVIRTLDDLRSKGRLQEGVELKNGTEGAILRVFPSPTKIDFSQTLTSLSEQTVKDNLIIQTVQDLAEQNCEVTLVTKDINSRVKADVLGLNAEDYTRGQITYDRYYKGWIELALPAKDLKDMNSNKVLSLVSAKDLTPNEYIILESENNPENNRLFRFLGGNQCKEINPITILHSFQARNIQQLMALDLLMDDSIQIVTLLGPAGTGKTFLTLLAGLFKVAYEKEYRKLMVARPIVALGADVGYLPGDIQEKLHLWMQPVHDNLEFISSELLRGNEEDLQMDRNDRKPRWRKGKHHEREREQHHQQKRYQDMHYVEKLVQKGILSLEAITYMRGRSIPYQFVFIDEVQNLTPHEVKTLVSRAGQGTKVILAGDPFQIDSPYLDFTSNGLTVTTDKLKGSSLFGTAFLEKSERSELAQLAADVL